In Urechidicola croceus, a single window of DNA contains:
- a CDS encoding TolC family protein produces MRYIILIIFVFFAFAEVNAQDLASYIQEAEKNNPEIQAFELRYNIAEEKVNEADWLPNTEIGVGYFVSEPETRTGAQRARFSVKQMLPWFGTISARENYASSMAEAQFVDIAIAKRKLSLSVSQSYYKLYAISAKQGILDENIELLETYERLALTSVEVGKASAVDVLRLQIRQNELIQQKEVLEQDYLAEQALFNNLLNRDENIAVEVVKQMIIPEEDVFILTDNLQLNPELIKYDKLYESIEEAELLNQKESAPNIGFGLDYVPVSERPDMNFSDNGKDIVMPMVSISIPIFNNKYKSVTKQNELKQLEIKSQKEERLNNLETRLAQAIYNRNTMRIKFNVQTDNLKQANDAEEILIKNYETGTIDFNDVLDVQELQLRFQINLIESNRGYYTEYAIINYLTK; encoded by the coding sequence ATGAGATATATAATTTTAATAATATTTGTTTTTTTCGCTTTCGCGGAAGTAAATGCACAAGATTTAGCATCCTATATTCAGGAAGCTGAAAAGAATAATCCAGAAATTCAAGCTTTTGAATTGCGCTACAACATAGCGGAAGAAAAGGTAAATGAAGCAGATTGGTTACCAAATACAGAGATTGGCGTAGGCTACTTTGTGAGCGAACCAGAAACCCGAACAGGGGCGCAACGTGCACGTTTTTCAGTAAAACAAATGTTGCCTTGGTTTGGAACCATATCAGCAAGGGAAAACTATGCTTCATCAATGGCCGAAGCCCAATTTGTTGATATAGCGATTGCAAAAAGAAAACTTTCGTTATCAGTATCCCAATCCTATTATAAACTCTATGCCATAAGTGCAAAACAGGGTATTCTGGATGAGAATATAGAACTTCTGGAAACCTATGAACGGCTTGCATTAACCTCTGTAGAAGTGGGAAAGGCATCAGCGGTTGATGTACTTCGCCTTCAGATAAGACAGAACGAGTTGATTCAGCAGAAAGAAGTGCTGGAACAAGATTATTTGGCGGAGCAAGCGCTCTTTAATAATCTTTTGAATCGTGATGAAAATATTGCCGTAGAGGTCGTAAAGCAGATGATAATTCCCGAAGAAGATGTGTTTATTTTGACTGACAATCTACAGCTTAACCCAGAACTTATTAAATACGATAAATTATATGAATCTATCGAAGAAGCCGAATTATTAAACCAAAAAGAGAGTGCGCCCAATATCGGTTTTGGTTTGGACTATGTGCCTGTATCAGAACGTCCAGATATGAATTTTTCCGATAATGGTAAAGACATTGTGATGCCTATGGTTTCTATTTCAATTCCCATTTTCAATAATAAATATAAGTCAGTGACAAAGCAAAATGAATTGAAACAATTGGAAATAAAATCACAGAAAGAAGAGAGGCTCAATAACCTTGAAACACGTCTTGCACAAGCTATTTATAATAGAAATACAATGAGAATTAAGTTTAATGTACAAACAGACAATTTAAAGCAGGCGAATGACGCCGAAGAAATTCTCATTAAGAATTACGAAACCGGAACTATAGATTTTAACGATGTGCTCGATGTACAAGAATTGCAGTTAAGGTTTCAAATCAATTTAATCGAATCTAATAGAGGGTATTATACAGAATATGCCATCATAAATTATTTGACAAAATGA